Proteins encoded together in one Leptospira congkakensis window:
- a CDS encoding LIC10124 family lipoprotein: MRYVYLPVLCFLVGYCSSVTKIETLNRSFTKPKFITPLPGESEPLPSGRDYKERLVNKSTPHFSLLWKQVPEEFSKSDLLLLEEKILFPHNKLGLYKKAPKDADPKFSETSDLDLLLELSLTKNAERLSVEVQYKDPVLSQNYGKAIFVFQEEKEPAVKSVKSFDVFHGKRQLQPLTGTVPSYFAEVSTPSDDELRSYFTSSLRGNVSVFSTSPGTAIYLDGVEVGKAPLLSYQLINGKHTLSFAKPGKDPVKRNILIRAGKTTRVFQEWSDDISQGTIVISSFPPGLDIVVDGQKKGKTQYAESGVPYGSYPIQFIRTKNDSNFEYAKAGIKIRPKQITSIALPISLEDGVGWESEEFWNLTSASPNFSATFPGKLTFAKNKDLPAGWYGVYSEDLIPDYLEAELVLDLVKDLNGAVGLSFTDHNQNTILVYVDKTDFHIIKFSSEEKEAPVRSSYRWDKEDELKGRIVKLSTDIEKKMVRLSLGNKTVEELPWNFETFWNIGVLTPHNAPITGTPLRGVKIRYPDMVKFEERLQK, encoded by the coding sequence ATGAGATATGTTTATTTACCGGTCCTTTGTTTTTTAGTCGGTTATTGTTCTTCGGTCACAAAGATCGAAACACTGAATCGAAGTTTTACAAAACCTAAGTTCATCACACCTCTTCCGGGTGAGTCGGAACCCCTTCCTTCGGGTAGAGATTACAAAGAACGACTGGTAAATAAATCCACTCCACATTTTTCCCTCCTCTGGAAACAAGTTCCAGAGGAGTTCTCTAAATCAGATTTATTACTACTAGAAGAGAAAATCCTTTTCCCTCACAACAAACTGGGCCTTTATAAAAAAGCACCCAAAGATGCAGATCCTAAATTTTCAGAAACTTCCGACTTAGATTTGTTATTGGAATTATCCCTCACTAAAAATGCAGAAAGACTTTCTGTTGAGGTACAATACAAAGATCCAGTATTGTCACAAAACTATGGAAAGGCGATTTTTGTTTTCCAAGAAGAAAAGGAACCTGCAGTTAAATCAGTAAAGTCCTTTGATGTATTCCACGGCAAAAGACAACTCCAACCTTTGACGGGAACTGTTCCTTCTTACTTCGCTGAAGTTTCTACACCTTCAGACGATGAACTTCGCTCTTATTTTACTTCCTCCTTACGAGGAAATGTTTCTGTATTTTCCACTTCACCTGGAACTGCGATTTATCTGGACGGCGTGGAAGTTGGCAAAGCTCCCTTACTTTCTTACCAACTCATCAACGGCAAACATACCCTCTCTTTTGCAAAACCCGGCAAAGATCCTGTAAAAAGAAATATTTTGATTCGAGCAGGGAAAACCACACGTGTGTTCCAAGAATGGAGTGATGACATTTCACAAGGAACCATTGTCATTTCTAGTTTTCCTCCGGGCCTCGACATCGTTGTAGATGGTCAGAAAAAAGGAAAAACACAATATGCGGAATCGGGAGTTCCTTATGGGAGTTATCCGATCCAATTTATTCGCACAAAAAATGACTCTAACTTTGAATATGCGAAAGCTGGAATCAAAATTAGACCGAAACAAATTACATCCATCGCTTTGCCAATCTCTTTAGAAGATGGAGTGGGTTGGGAGTCAGAAGAGTTTTGGAACTTAACTTCAGCTTCTCCTAATTTTTCCGCTACATTTCCTGGCAAACTTACCTTTGCAAAAAACAAAGATCTTCCTGCTGGTTGGTATGGAGTGTATTCCGAAGACCTAATTCCTGATTATCTGGAAGCCGAACTTGTGTTAGATCTAGTTAAAGATTTGAATGGTGCTGTTGGTTTGTCTTTTACCGACCACAATCAAAATACAATTTTGGTTTATGTAGACAAAACAGATTTCCATATCATTAAATTTTCTTCCGAAGAAAAGGAAGCTCCTGTTCGTTCTTCTTACCGTTGGGACAAAGAGGATGAACTCAAAGGACGCATCGTAAAACTTTCAACAGATATCGAAAAGAAAATGGTTCGATTGTCCTTAGGAAATAAAACCGTAGAAGAACTTCCTTGGAATTTTGAAACTTTTTGGAATATAGGCGTTTTAACTCCGCATAACGCTCCTATTACGGGCACACCTCTTCGTGGTGTTAAAATACGATATCCTGATATGGTTAAGTTTGAGGAAAGGCTCCAAAAATGA
- a CDS encoding FecR family protein, which produces MKRTMIKQLSALGFVAIFAILFTACQKDSKESVTNVTEKSAQESNVVVAFVKGDVVVIRESGQVKPNLGDVLTSKDTIVTGQNGSVEILVGEDGVLKLNKNTSLSVSQAFAANDGSRETEVNMQYGKLVTVLRKERKTESFSVVTPTSIAGVRGTIFLTNVENPSAKGGNVACGSGNCVVKYTVLDGAVAIRKSNSENEIVVDKQKTAEVGNETKLSDKMIKPMDKQSLSEMKEMLAFENTKMLQFESLANELRTNNEELQKLNIGSSVEELEKAAKSREITKSKSDEVITTAKSIEDSKYIKKDVQKDSLKLAPKESFDKTK; this is translated from the coding sequence ATGAAACGTACAATGATCAAACAGTTGTCGGCATTAGGATTTGTGGCGATTTTTGCCATACTTTTTACTGCTTGCCAAAAAGATTCTAAGGAATCTGTAACCAATGTTACAGAAAAGTCCGCGCAAGAAAGCAACGTAGTTGTGGCCTTTGTGAAAGGTGATGTTGTTGTGATTCGCGAGAGTGGACAGGTGAAACCAAACTTAGGTGATGTTTTAACTTCTAAAGATACCATCGTTACTGGACAAAACGGTTCCGTGGAAATTCTTGTGGGTGAGGACGGAGTACTTAAATTAAACAAAAATACTTCTCTTAGCGTAAGCCAAGCTTTTGCAGCAAATGACGGATCTCGCGAAACAGAAGTTAACATGCAGTACGGTAAATTAGTCACTGTTCTACGCAAAGAAAGAAAAACAGAATCTTTCAGTGTAGTGACTCCAACTTCCATTGCGGGTGTTCGCGGAACAATCTTCCTTACCAATGTTGAAAATCCATCCGCAAAAGGTGGGAACGTAGCTTGTGGTTCAGGAAACTGTGTGGTTAAGTATACAGTTTTGGACGGTGCAGTTGCGATCCGCAAATCAAACTCAGAAAACGAAATCGTTGTCGACAAACAGAAAACAGCTGAAGTCGGAAACGAAACTAAACTTTCTGATAAAATGATCAAACCAATGGACAAACAATCTCTATCAGAGATGAAAGAAATGTTAGCTTTTGAAAACACTAAGATGTTACAGTTTGAGTCTCTTGCAAACGAACTCCGAACTAACAACGAAGAACTTCAAAAATTAAACATTGGATCTTCTGTGGAAGAATTGGAAAAAGCAGCAAAATCACGTGAGATTACTAAATCAAAATCTGATGAAGTGATCACAACTGCTAAGTCTATCGAAGATTCTAAATACATCAAAAAAGATGTTCAAAAAGATTCCTTAAAATTAGCACCTAAAGAGAGTTTTGATAAGACGAAATGA
- the rsgA gene encoding ribosome small subunit-dependent GTPase A, with the protein MGKELFIIARIFGAYYEIYSEGTSYALAVLKGKLRLKNSNERHPFVVGDMVLAEKSSGEEWVISEKLERKNFLSRKSDRGDSHVLCANLDQVAILASCKDPETKPGFIDRLLAASYQTEIPPLIIFTKKDLISDEEIEEREVYYRELGYEVMSVSLLSEESIQPLWERIRGKRTFLCGNSGVGKSTLMNHLHKKTVQRTNLVSGSTKKGKHTTTNSFALFLEENTVLIDSPGVKEWGILHLTPVELWESFPELRKIKESCQEIYCCELGSECSMRKHLNESMDETRKKSLESMIESLENPYRVTRRDHWTKAVTKRY; encoded by the coding sequence TTGGGTAAAGAACTATTTATAATTGCTCGTATCTTCGGAGCCTATTATGAAATTTATTCAGAAGGAACTTCCTATGCCCTCGCCGTACTCAAAGGTAAGTTACGGTTAAAGAATTCGAACGAACGCCATCCTTTTGTTGTGGGAGATATGGTTTTGGCTGAAAAATCTTCCGGCGAAGAGTGGGTCATTTCGGAAAAATTGGAACGTAAGAATTTTCTCTCTAGGAAAAGTGATCGTGGCGACAGTCATGTGTTATGTGCCAATTTAGACCAAGTGGCAATTCTTGCTTCCTGCAAAGATCCAGAAACCAAACCAGGATTTATCGATAGGTTACTTGCGGCCTCATACCAAACAGAAATTCCTCCACTGATTATTTTTACTAAAAAAGATTTAATTTCTGATGAAGAAATCGAAGAACGCGAGGTTTACTATAGAGAGTTAGGTTATGAAGTGATGAGTGTTTCTCTCCTTTCGGAAGAATCTATCCAACCGTTATGGGAAAGGATTCGCGGGAAACGAACCTTCCTGTGTGGAAATTCTGGTGTTGGAAAGTCCACACTCATGAACCATCTTCATAAAAAGACAGTACAAAGGACGAACCTCGTCAGTGGATCGACCAAAAAAGGAAAACATACCACTACTAATTCTTTTGCTTTGTTTTTGGAAGAAAACACAGTTCTCATCGACTCTCCAGGAGTCAAAGAATGGGGCATCTTACACCTGACACCTGTTGAACTTTGGGAAAGTTTTCCAGAATTACGAAAGATTAAAGAATCCTGTCAGGAAATTTATTGCTGTGAACTAGGTTCTGAATGTTCCATGCGTAAACACCTAAACGAATCCATGGATGAAACCAGGAAAAAGAGCTTAGAATCCATGATCGAAAGCCTTGAAAACCCGTACCGAGTGACGAGACGGGACCATTGGACAAAAGCTGTCACAAAAAGGTATTAG
- a CDS encoding sensor histidine kinase gives MQTQVFFPFGIIILSSFAWLVFAYTLGTTDSTKNLSLFACILGFLTLSLLYFLRKKPKTNESEKPKKRDELVQNLFALEKFKEELISFNDPDQISETISQFLTSKIPAEFAQVYTWDEREGQFRPRPFLESLDQKFSNLPSIPVFDPFLLWLSEREGIHIKENFIQFASTHHEKIAKQALVFFTETKSELVATLSIKSSLVGFILLGKHKEGKIYDIEEIEIILEILSVSLMSLSNSMIYQQLLNLTETLEAKVRERTKELEETQAHLVQSEKMASLGVMVAGIAHEINTPAAVINGSADNLDANLVFVLSHLGDISHLIQNPDFRSIYLDILFSFVKEDPTAKIDPKDKFKLKKETKHKFIQDGIPENDATDLATFIIDHHLLHMQEELIRIWKSGGKETFEMLKNTLSLQRNIKNIKYAIRNIVRIVKALKYYSHLGQASYAESDLHEGLENTLVIMQNQIKHGVEIERAYGTIPTVRCNIDELNQVWTNLITNAIHAMKKIEHPKLVISSRMVGEDYVLISFEDNGSGIPSEIKDKIWDPFFTTKDQGEGTGLGLGIVKGIIEKHKGRIEVESSPGKTRFMVYLPLVGPGDVPSIPKEIFREIRG, from the coding sequence ATGCAAACACAAGTTTTCTTTCCTTTTGGAATCATAATCCTTTCTTCTTTTGCCTGGTTGGTTTTTGCTTATACCTTAGGCACTACCGATTCCACTAAAAACTTATCTTTGTTTGCCTGCATTTTGGGATTTTTGACACTTTCCCTTCTCTATTTTTTGCGAAAGAAACCAAAAACAAACGAATCAGAAAAACCCAAAAAAAGGGATGAACTTGTCCAAAACCTATTTGCCTTAGAAAAATTCAAAGAAGAACTGATTTCTTTCAACGACCCCGACCAAATCAGCGAAACCATCAGCCAATTCCTTACTTCCAAAATCCCAGCCGAGTTTGCCCAAGTTTATACTTGGGACGAAAGAGAAGGACAATTTCGCCCAAGACCATTTTTAGAATCACTTGACCAGAAGTTTTCAAATTTACCATCCATTCCCGTATTCGATCCATTCCTGCTTTGGTTGTCCGAACGCGAAGGAATTCATATCAAAGAAAACTTCATTCAATTTGCATCCACTCATCACGAAAAAATAGCCAAACAAGCATTAGTTTTTTTTACAGAAACAAAATCCGAATTAGTAGCAACCCTTTCCATCAAATCAAGTTTAGTTGGTTTTATTTTACTAGGGAAACACAAAGAAGGGAAAATTTATGATATCGAGGAAATCGAAATTATTTTAGAGATTCTTTCGGTATCACTCATGTCTCTATCCAATTCGATGATTTACCAACAGCTTTTAAACTTAACAGAAACGTTGGAAGCAAAGGTAAGAGAACGAACCAAAGAATTAGAAGAGACCCAAGCCCATTTGGTGCAGTCTGAAAAAATGGCTTCTCTCGGGGTAATGGTGGCGGGGATTGCTCATGAAATCAATACCCCTGCTGCCGTCATCAATGGTTCAGCAGACAACTTAGATGCAAATTTAGTTTTTGTATTATCTCATTTGGGAGATATTTCTCATCTCATTCAGAATCCAGATTTCCGTTCGATTTACTTAGACATTCTCTTTAGTTTTGTCAAAGAAGATCCTACTGCAAAAATTGATCCCAAAGATAAATTCAAACTCAAAAAAGAAACGAAACATAAATTCATCCAAGATGGGATTCCAGAAAATGATGCGACAGACCTTGCAACCTTTATCATTGACCACCATCTTTTGCATATGCAAGAAGAACTCATCCGTATTTGGAAATCGGGAGGGAAAGAAACCTTTGAGATGTTAAAGAACACTCTAAGTCTTCAACGAAATATCAAAAATATTAAATATGCAATTCGTAATATTGTTCGGATTGTCAAAGCACTCAAATACTATTCTCATTTAGGCCAAGCCTCATATGCTGAGTCCGATCTACACGAAGGATTAGAAAACACTCTTGTGATCATGCAAAACCAAATCAAACATGGAGTGGAAATTGAAAGGGCTTATGGAACCATTCCTACTGTTAGGTGCAATATCGACGAACTCAACCAAGTTTGGACCAACCTCATCACCAACGCCATCCATGCGATGAAAAAAATCGAACATCCAAAACTAGTGATCTCTTCTAGAATGGTTGGTGAAGATTATGTATTGATTAGTTTCGAAGACAATGGGTCAGGAATTCCCTCTGAAATCAAAGACAAAATTTGGGATCCGTTTTTCACAACCAAAGACCAGGGAGAAGGTACAGGGCTTGGGCTCGGGATTGTGAAAGGAATCATCGAAAAACACAAAGGAAGGATAGAAGTAGAATCCTCTCCAGGAAAAACCAGGTTTATGGTTTATTTACCGTTAGTTGGCCCTGGAGATGTTCCAAGTATCCCAAAAGAAATCTTTCGGGAAATTCGTGGTTAA
- a CDS encoding acyl-CoA desaturase, giving the protein MTTQAEIKTTAPIDWVTMIFLLTSPLVGIFGTLYLYLYGSIHLGTWALFVFYFFATGMGITVGYHRLFSHKAYEAKSPIKLLLLLFGAAAFQSTALEWSEDHRIHHRFVDTDKDPYSIKKGFWFAHIGWLFRKRKYVQNGVQDLVNDPLVLWQHKHFYSISIFMCFFLPGFITMLWGSFLEGFFVAGFLRLFVVHQFTFFINSACHVWGERTFSKEQTARDNWIIAFFTFGEGFHNFHHEFQADYRNGIRWFDYDPSKWMIKGLSYLGLTYNLKKVSEEKILQKTMYLKEKETLNQFANLEESKLRHWEEQLANLRETTLLEFQNWTKAKQNSNAEEAGILRQNFEKTKENWEKLLSQPGKPLFS; this is encoded by the coding sequence ATGACGACACAAGCTGAAATCAAAACGACGGCCCCCATTGATTGGGTCACAATGATATTTTTACTCACTTCTCCTTTAGTAGGAATCTTTGGAACTCTCTACCTTTATCTTTATGGTTCCATCCACCTCGGCACTTGGGCCTTGTTTGTATTCTATTTCTTCGCAACTGGAATGGGTATTACTGTTGGATACCATAGACTTTTTTCACACAAAGCCTATGAAGCAAAATCCCCCATCAAACTTTTGTTACTTCTTTTTGGAGCCGCGGCTTTTCAATCGACTGCTCTTGAATGGAGCGAAGACCACCGCATCCACCATAGATTTGTAGATACAGACAAAGACCCATATTCTATCAAAAAAGGATTTTGGTTTGCTCATATTGGTTGGTTGTTTCGCAAACGTAAGTATGTTCAAAATGGGGTTCAAGATTTGGTGAATGACCCTCTCGTTCTTTGGCAACATAAACATTTTTATTCTATCTCTATCTTTATGTGTTTTTTCCTTCCCGGGTTTATCACAATGCTCTGGGGTTCATTTTTAGAAGGATTTTTTGTCGCAGGGTTTCTCCGACTCTTTGTGGTTCACCAATTTACATTTTTTATCAATAGTGCTTGTCATGTTTGGGGAGAACGAACTTTTTCCAAAGAACAAACGGCGAGGGACAATTGGATTATCGCCTTTTTCACGTTTGGTGAAGGATTTCATAACTTCCATCACGAATTTCAGGCAGATTACCGAAATGGGATTCGTTGGTTTGACTATGATCCATCCAAATGGATGATCAAAGGTTTGTCTTATCTTGGTCTTACTTATAACTTAAAAAAAGTTTCAGAAGAAAAAATTCTCCAAAAAACAATGTATCTAAAGGAAAAAGAAACCTTAAATCAATTTGCAAACTTGGAAGAATCAAAACTTCGTCACTGGGAAGAACAACTTGCCAACCTTCGTGAAACAACTTTGTTGGAATTCCAAAATTGGACAAAAGCAAAACAAAACTCTAATGCGGAAGAGGCTGGTATTTTGCGTCAGAACTTTGAAAAAACAAAAGAAAACTGGGAAAAACTCCTGAGCCAACCAGGGAAACCTCTGTTTTCTTAA
- a CDS encoding LBF_2804 family protein produces MSTERYKPGFLEQWGRRVLIRIHSHSKKPKDSGKSFAYHSRIIILWGIFWSFWIGFLPSVAFVALCTFLPPLRFWPLSNLSYSALSGFIFLLALLTIIEFYLLFRLGFYLSFRMAQYADIELAEEPELITPIPGMMARLVLEIPDPRFRLYGIDPYKHLNEKALFFRTILYKSKVFLSNIFAKLILKVFLGRTGLRFLIEYISGPVTGIWDSLTTYMILYELRKRIITRKLSDAMLLKIKSKSRRKELIESAVRSVAISIVYTKTFHPNFEYLLFGLIGLLPNKDKLTNLDDWNEFVLSFQNLTEEERKWPIVIFALCSSFDGSLNNEELNAFQEITEVSPSWLLDRVHHLAATIRKGELSESLVWMEKILPEESIH; encoded by the coding sequence ATGAGTACAGAACGTTACAAACCAGGTTTTTTAGAACAGTGGGGACGTCGGGTTCTCATTCGAATTCACTCACATTCAAAAAAACCCAAAGATTCCGGAAAAAGTTTTGCTTATCATTCTAGAATCATCATCCTCTGGGGAATTTTTTGGTCCTTTTGGATTGGATTTTTACCATCGGTCGCTTTCGTTGCTCTCTGCACCTTCCTTCCTCCCCTCCGATTTTGGCCTCTTTCCAATCTCTCTTATTCTGCACTTTCTGGATTTATTTTTCTTTTGGCTCTTCTGACCATCATCGAATTTTACCTTCTCTTTCGATTAGGGTTTTATCTTTCGTTTCGAATGGCGCAGTACGCGGACATTGAACTTGCTGAAGAACCAGAACTCATCACACCCATTCCAGGTATGATGGCAAGGTTGGTTTTAGAAATCCCTGATCCACGATTCCGATTGTATGGAATTGATCCTTATAAACATCTGAACGAAAAGGCCTTATTTTTCCGAACAATATTGTATAAAAGTAAAGTGTTCCTTTCCAATATATTCGCCAAACTCATATTAAAGGTTTTTTTAGGAAGGACAGGACTTCGATTTTTAATTGAATACATATCGGGACCAGTCACGGGAATTTGGGATAGTTTAACTACATATATGATCCTTTATGAACTTCGCAAAAGGATCATCACAAGAAAATTATCCGATGCCATGTTGCTAAAAATCAAATCCAAAAGCCGCAGAAAAGAATTGATAGAATCAGCGGTCCGTTCTGTTGCCATCTCGATTGTTTATACAAAAACATTCCACCCTAACTTTGAATATTTGCTTTTTGGGTTGATTGGTCTTTTGCCAAATAAAGACAAACTAACAAACCTAGACGATTGGAATGAATTTGTCCTTTCCTTCCAAAATTTAACAGAAGAAGAAAGGAAATGGCCCATTGTCATTTTTGCCCTCTGTTCCTCATTCGATGGATCCTTAAATAATGAAGAACTAAATGCCTTTCAAGAGATCACTGAGGTTTCACCTTCTTGGCTTTTGGATCGGGTGCACCATTTGGCAGCTACCATTCGAAAAGGAGAACTTTCAGAATCTTTAGTTTGGATGGAAAAAATCCTTCCCGAAGAATCCATTCACTGA
- the tpx gene encoding thiol peroxidase — MAQVTLKGNPVPLEGNIPKPGDKAPDFRVAKQDLGDLTLKDLSGKVKILVAVPSLDTAVCALETKKFNEKAAKENGITTLIISGDLPFAMKRFCSTEGIDSENLITGSQFKDFSFSKNYGTHIAAGPLAGLSARAVFVVDKDDIVRYTELVPEIGSEPNYDTVLAEAKKLV, encoded by the coding sequence ATGGCCCAAGTAACTCTCAAAGGAAATCCCGTTCCCCTAGAAGGAAACATTCCCAAACCAGGGGACAAAGCTCCTGATTTCCGAGTCGCAAAACAAGATCTAGGTGATCTTACTCTAAAAGACCTTTCAGGAAAGGTAAAAATTCTCGTTGCAGTTCCTAGTTTGGATACAGCAGTTTGTGCCCTCGAAACAAAAAAGTTTAACGAAAAAGCAGCGAAAGAAAATGGAATCACCACCCTTATCATTTCTGGTGACCTTCCTTTTGCGATGAAACGTTTTTGTTCCACAGAAGGAATTGATTCTGAAAACTTAATCACAGGATCTCAGTTTAAAGATTTTTCTTTTTCCAAAAATTACGGAACTCATATTGCTGCTGGCCCACTTGCTGGTCTTTCCGCACGTGCTGTTTTTGTTGTGGATAAAGATGATATCGTAAGATATACAGAACTCGTACCGGAAATAGGCAGTGAACCTAATTACGATACGGTTCTTGCGGAAGCTAAGAAACTCGTTTAG